In Zingiber officinale cultivar Zhangliang chromosome 3B, Zo_v1.1, whole genome shotgun sequence, a single window of DNA contains:
- the LOC122055980 gene encoding protein WHAT'S THIS FACTOR 1, chloroplastic-like translates to MALVALPVLSPPRLSSDPCISPFLKSSFLPATIIPSSSTSFSNRTTTTTGRKFPRPLTVTASSSKIVRFPPLDRNASKHSRLRFARKLKTLLLSKPRHFLPLRILSRCRPYLGLPPSRSLLSMVLRYPALFRILRSPSDLLSVALTPAAEDLAARESLARSHLTSALASKLQRLLMLSPRRSLLLSKLVHLAPDLGLPPNFRSHLCNSHPDRFRTVDTSYGRALQLVAWDDALAVPFPSFRPPLSCEDRRPIIDRPSRFKHLPLRRGLNLKRRHRDYLIRLREMPDVSPYAVTADRGEEQNRWLSSEEAEKRACAVVREVLGMTVEKRTLVDHLTHLRKDFGLPNRLRALLVRHPELFYVSVKGVRHSVFLMEAYDDKGKLLVEDELLEEKRRLMELVREGKKMRRERRKDVGYSDHADSVEEEEDDEEEEEGNEDDDFANLFESGIGEDWEEIRNWTSDGITEIEVEEFWVKKAASTGVVEGVGELEAW, encoded by the coding sequence ATGGCGCTCGTTGCTCTTCCTGTTCTCAGCCCACCAAGATTGAGCTCGGACCCTTGCATTTCCCCATTTCTCAAGTCCTCCTTCCTCCCGGCCACCATCATTCCCTCCTCCTCCACTTCCTTCTCAAACcgcaccaccaccaccacaggACGGAAATTTCCTCGTCCTTTAACCGTCACCGCTTCCTCCTCCAAGATCGTCCGCTTCCCCCCGCTCGACCGCAACGCATCCAAGCACAGCCGCCTCCGCTTCGCCCGCAAGCTCAAGACCCTCCTCCTCTCCAAACCCCGCCACTTCCTCCCCCTCCGCATCCTCTCCCGCTGCCGCCCCTACCTCGGCCTTCCCCCCTCCCGCTCCCTCCTCTCTATGGTCCTCCGCTACCCAGCCCTCTTCCGCATCCTCCGCTCCCCCTCCGACCTCCTTTCCGTTGCCCTCACCCCTGCCGCCGAGGATCTCGCCGCTCGCGAGTCCCTTGCTCGCTCCCACCTGACCTCTGCCCTCGCCTCAAAACTCCAACGCCTACTCATGCTCTCCCCTCGCCGATCCCTCCTCCTCTCCAAGCTCGTCCACCTCGCCCCTGACCTTGGCCTCCCCCCGAACTTCCGTTCGCATCTCTGCAACTCCCACCCCGACCGTTTCCGCACCGTCGACACATCGTACGGCCGCGCACTCCAGCTCGTCGCCTGGGACGACGCCCTCGCCGTCCCTTTTCCTTCCTTCCGCCCGCCTCTGTCCTGCGAAGACCGCCGCCCCATCATCGATCGCCCTTCGCGCTTTAAGCACCTCCCCCTTCGCCGCGGCCTCAATCTCAAGCGCCGTCACCGTGATTACCTAATTCGCCTGCGCGAGATGCCCGACGTCTCTCCCTATGCGGTTACGGCCGATCGAGGAGAAGAACAGAACCGTTGGTTGTCGTCTGAAGAGGCTGAGAAGAGGGCGTGCGCGGTGGTGCGAGAGGTGCTGGGAATGACGGTGGAGAAGCGCACCTTGGTGGACCACTTGACGCACCTGAGGAAGGACTTCGGGCTGCCCAACCGGCTGAGGGCGTTGCTGGTCCGCCACCCTGAGTTGTTCTACGTGAGTGTGAAGGGGGTGCGCCACTCGGTGTTCTTGATGGAGGCTTATGACGACAAGGGGAAGCTGTTAGTGGAGGACGAGCTGCTGGAGGAGAAGAGGAGGTTGATGGAGTTGGTTAGGGAGGGGAAGAAGATGAGGAGGGAGAGGAGAAAAGATGTTGGATACAGTGACCATGCGGACTCtgtggaagaggaagaggacgacgaggaggaggaagaaggcaatGAGGATGATGATTTTGCCAACCTGTTTGAGTCTGGGATTGGGGAAGACTGGGAGGAGATTAGGAATTGGACTAGTGATGGGATTACGGAAATTGAAGTCGAAGAATTTTGGGTAAAGAAAGCTGCCTCCACTGGTGTTGTTGAAGGTGTTGGAGAGTTGGAAGCCTGGTGA